Part of the Flagellimonas eckloniae genome, GCGCTAAAAGAAGGAGCGGAGATTGAAGATAAACGGGCAATCTTTTATTAGGAAGAAAATATAATTTGATGTAAAAAGCCTCCAACTTGGAGGCTTTTTTAGTTTATTCCTGCTGTTTGGCTTTTACAATCTCTCTTATGGACTGCCCATCAATCAAAACATCCTTGAGTACAGCATCACCATTTTTTATATTGACCAAAGCGTAGGTAACGCTGGTAGTATCCAATTGGGATTCAGTATAGGTTAATTCCGCATCATGCGCTTTGGATTCTTCCATATAGAATCGATCAAAAGGATAATCAATTATTAACTCTGTAGTGGTATAAGAAGTAATATAGCCAACTTCGGCTTTTACAAAATCTTCTTTTTCACTCAACTTTTCTTTTGAAACTGATTTGATTTTCGCAAAGCCATCATCGTCTTTGGTTAGTGAAATAAAAATATCATCACCACGTGCCCAATCATGTTCTTTTGGAATTTCTATTGTGTTTTCATCATAACGTAGTGTAATATACTTCCCTCTAAATGGGTCATTGGGGTCTACAGGTGCAGTTTTGAATTTGTATTCTTTCCCACTGGCCAATACATCTTCTTTATCCCATATCATTTTGGCAGGGACTGATAGTTGCATTAAGCACACAAGAACAAATACGGGTAGCATAAATTTTTTAATGTTCATTTTTCTTTCTTTTTCTGAGCATCCAATAGTTTGTGGCAAAAAAACCGACTCCTACCAATACAAATAGAATTCCTCGTACAACAAAGCTAAGGTCAGTGTCAAAGAACCTACAGGTTATTAATATGGCAATTATGGCCAAACCATAGTTCAATATCCCCAAATGATTTTTTTCGGCACCATTTCTTATGGTAAGGATACCTATTGCCAAAACCAATAGATTGATTAGGACTACTGCAAATGAAAAGTAGTGCCCAATAATGAAAGTAATGGCAAATACTATAAACATGGGCGCAAGTGGCTTTATATCTTCGATAGATTTATTCTTTTGATATACATAAAACATCCAGCTCGTCAATGCGGTTAAAATTACAGACACTATAAATTCAGGT contains:
- a CDS encoding GDYXXLXY domain-containing protein; the encoded protein is MNIKKFMLPVFVLVCLMQLSVPAKMIWDKEDVLASGKEYKFKTAPVDPNDPFRGKYITLRYDENTIEIPKEHDWARGDDIFISLTKDDDGFAKIKSVSKEKLSEKEDFVKAEVGYITSYTTTELIIDYPFDRFYMEESKAHDAELTYTESQLDTTSVTYALVNIKNGDAVLKDVLIDGQSIREIVKAKQQE